In a genomic window of Flavobacterium sp. KACC 22761:
- the eno gene encoding phosphopyruvate hydratase, with product MSIIIKVHARQILDSRGNPTIEVDVVTENGVLGRAAVPSGASTGEHEAVELRDGGKAYLGKGVLNAVNNVNTIIAEELVGTSVFEQNTIDQLMIDLDGTPNKSKLGANAILGVSLAAAKAAANELGLPLYRYVGGVSANTLPVPMMNIINGGSHSDAPIAFQEFMIFPVKATSFTHAMQMGTEIFHNLKKVLHDRGLSTAVGDEGGFAPNLAGGTEDALDTIKLAVEKAGYSFGDEIMIALDCAASEFYVNGKYDYTKFEGETGKIRTSAEQAEYLAELAAKYPIISIEDGMYEDDWDGWKALTEKIGDKVQLVGDDLFVTNVARLSTGIEKGIANSILVKVNQIGTLTETIAAVNMAKNAGYTSVMSHRSGETEDNTIADLAVALNCGQIKTGSASRSDRMAKYNQLLRIEEELGSTAYFPGLNAFKIK from the coding sequence ATGAGTATTATAATTAAAGTTCACGCAAGACAAATTCTTGATTCTAGAGGTAATCCTACTATTGAAGTTGACGTAGTAACTGAAAATGGAGTTTTAGGTAGAGCTGCTGTTCCATCTGGAGCATCAACTGGAGAGCACGAAGCTGTTGAATTACGTGATGGAGGTAAAGCTTATCTAGGAAAAGGTGTTTTGAATGCAGTGAATAATGTAAATACTATTATTGCTGAAGAATTAGTTGGGACTTCTGTTTTCGAACAAAACACAATTGACCAATTAATGATTGATTTGGATGGTACTCCAAACAAATCTAAATTAGGAGCTAACGCTATTTTAGGTGTTTCTTTGGCTGCTGCAAAAGCTGCTGCTAACGAACTTGGTTTGCCATTGTACAGATATGTAGGTGGAGTTTCTGCTAATACATTGCCTGTTCCAATGATGAACATCATCAATGGAGGTTCTCACTCTGATGCGCCTATCGCATTCCAAGAGTTTATGATTTTCCCTGTAAAAGCAACTTCTTTTACACATGCAATGCAAATGGGAACTGAAATTTTCCACAACTTGAAAAAAGTGTTACACGATAGAGGTTTAAGTACTGCTGTAGGTGATGAAGGAGGTTTTGCTCCAAACTTGGCTGGTGGAACTGAAGATGCTTTAGATACGATTAAATTGGCAGTTGAAAAAGCTGGATATTCTTTCGGTGACGAAATCATGATTGCTCTTGACTGTGCAGCTTCTGAGTTTTATGTAAACGGGAAATACGATTACACTAAATTTGAAGGAGAAACAGGAAAAATCAGAACTTCTGCTGAGCAAGCTGAATACTTAGCTGAACTTGCAGCTAAATATCCAATTATCTCTATCGAAGACGGTATGTACGAAGATGACTGGGATGGATGGAAAGCTTTAACTGAAAAAATTGGAGATAAAGTTCAATTAGTAGGTGATGATTTATTCGTAACTAACGTTGCTCGTTTGTCAACTGGTATCGAAAAAGGAATTGCTAACTCAATCTTGGTAAAAGTAAACCAAATTGGTACTTTGACTGAAACTATTGCTGCTGTAAACATGGCGAAAAACGCTGGATATACTTCAGTTATGTCTCACCGTTCTGGAGAAACTGAGGATAATACAATTGCTGACCTTGCAGTTGCTTTAAACTGTGGGCAAATTAAAACTGGTTCGGCTTCTCGTTCTGATCGTATGGCAAAATACAATCAATTATTGAGAATTGAAGAAGAATTAGGAAGTACTGCTTATTTCCCAGGTTTAAACGCTTTCAAAATTAAATAA
- the carA gene encoding glutamine-hydrolyzing carbamoyl-phosphate synthase small subunit — translation MKYTTRQSAILLLSDGTIFHGKSIGISGKTFGEVCFNTGMTGYQEIFTDPSYFGQIMVATNTHIGNYGVNDSEVESDSIKIAGLVCKNFSFNYSRENASGSLEDYFAKQNLICISDVDTRALVSYIRDNGAMNAVICTDGTSIEDLKKELANVPNMEGLELASKVSTKEPYFVGDENATYKISALDLGIKKNILRNLAKRDCYIKVYPFDSTYQDMSEFNPDGYFLSNGPGDPDPLFGAIQVAKEILAANKPLFGICLGHQVIGLANGVETYKMFNGHRGINHPVKNIITGKGEITSQNHGFAVKREQLENHPELEITHVHLNDGTVAGMRMKNKNCFSVQYHPEASPGPHDSSYLFDQFVGNIKTSKV, via the coding sequence ATGAAATACACAACACGACAAAGCGCCATTTTATTACTTAGTGACGGAACAATCTTTCACGGAAAATCTATCGGAATTAGCGGTAAAACTTTCGGTGAAGTTTGTTTTAATACAGGAATGACAGGGTATCAGGAAATTTTTACTGATCCTTCTTACTTCGGACAAATAATGGTTGCTACAAATACACATATCGGAAACTATGGCGTTAATGATTCTGAAGTTGAATCTGATAGTATTAAAATTGCCGGTTTGGTTTGTAAAAACTTTAGTTTTAATTATTCTAGAGAAAATGCTTCTGGAAGTTTAGAAGATTATTTTGCTAAACAAAATTTAATCTGTATTTCTGATGTTGATACACGCGCACTTGTAAGTTACATTCGTGATAATGGTGCAATGAATGCTGTTATCTGTACAGATGGAACGTCAATCGAGGATTTGAAGAAAGAATTGGCAAATGTGCCAAACATGGAAGGTTTAGAATTGGCTTCTAAAGTGTCGACTAAAGAGCCTTACTTTGTCGGTGATGAAAATGCTACTTATAAAATCTCAGCTTTAGATCTTGGTATCAAAAAGAACATTTTGAGAAATCTTGCAAAAAGAGATTGCTATATTAAAGTTTATCCTTTTGATTCAACTTACCAAGATATGTCAGAGTTTAATCCTGATGGATATTTCTTGTCAAACGGACCTGGCGATCCAGATCCTTTGTTTGGAGCGATTCAAGTTGCAAAAGAAATTTTAGCGGCTAATAAACCTTTGTTCGGAATTTGTTTAGGACACCAAGTTATTGGTTTGGCAAATGGTGTTGAAACTTACAAAATGTTTAACGGACACCGAGGAATTAACCACCCAGTTAAAAATATTATCACAGGAAAAGGTGAAATAACTTCTCAAAACCACGGGTTTGCCGTTAAGAGAGAGCAGTTGGAGAATCACCCTGAGCTTGAAATTACGCATGTTCACTTAAATGATGGTACAGTAGCGGGAATGAGAATGAAAAATAAGAATTGTTTTTCAGTTCAATATCACCCAGAGGCTAGTCCAGGACCACACGATTCGTCATATTTATTTGACCAATTTGTAGGGAATATTAAAACTAGCAAAGTCTAA
- the rplQ gene encoding 50S ribosomal protein L17 — MRHGKKFNHLSRQTGHRKAMLANMACSLIEHKRINTTVAKAKALKQFVEPLITKSKEDTTHNRRIVFAYLRSKYAVTDLFRDVAAKVGDRPGGYTRIIKVGNRLGDNADMAMIELVDFNELYNGGKKEVKKAKSRRGGKAKKAETVAPEAPAAETETTTEASE; from the coding sequence ATGAGACACGGAAAAAAATTCAACCACTTAAGCAGACAGACCGGACATAGAAAAGCTATGTTGGCTAATATGGCTTGTTCTCTTATCGAGCACAAACGTATTAACACTACTGTTGCTAAAGCTAAAGCGCTTAAACAATTTGTTGAGCCTTTAATCACAAAATCAAAAGAAGATACGACTCACAATCGTCGTATTGTTTTTGCTTACTTGCGTAGCAAATATGCTGTAACAGATTTGTTCAGAGATGTAGCTGCTAAAGTTGGAGACCGTCCAGGAGGATACACTCGTATCATTAAAGTTGGAAATCGTTTGGGAGATAACGCTGATATGGCGATGATCGAACTTGTTGACTTCAATGAACTTTACAACGGAGGTAAAAAAGAAGTTAAAAAAGCGAAAAGCCGTCGTGGTGGTAAAGCTAAAAAAGCTGAAACTGTTGCTCCAGAAGCTCCTGCTGCTGAAACAGAAACGACTACTGAAGCTTCTGAATAA
- a CDS encoding DNA-directed RNA polymerase subunit alpha, translating to MAIFNFQKPDKVIMIDSTDFEGKFEFRPLEPGYGLTVGNALRRVLLSALEGYAITSVRIEGVDHEFSTISGVVEDVTEIILNLKQVRFKRQIEDIDNEAVTISVSGKDQLTAGDFQKFISGFQVLNPDLVICNLDSKIKLNFDLTIEKGRGYVPAEENKKQNAAIGTIFTDSIFTPVKNVKYAIENFRVEQKTDYEKLVFEIKTDGSINPKDALTEAAKVLIHHFMLFSDERITLEADEIAQTESYDEESLHMRQLLKTKLVDMDLSVRALNCLKAAEVDTLGDLVSFNKNDLMKFRNFGKKSLTELDELVAVKNLTFGMDLAKYKLDKE from the coding sequence ATGGCAATATTTAATTTTCAAAAGCCCGATAAAGTTATCATGATCGATTCAACCGATTTTGAAGGTAAATTTGAGTTTAGACCTTTAGAGCCTGGTTACGGATTGACAGTTGGTAATGCACTTAGAAGAGTTTTGCTTTCAGCGTTAGAAGGTTATGCAATTACATCTGTTCGTATCGAAGGTGTAGATCATGAGTTTTCTACTATTTCAGGTGTTGTTGAAGATGTTACCGAAATTATCCTTAATCTAAAACAAGTACGTTTCAAACGTCAGATTGAAGATATCGATAATGAAGCAGTTACAATTTCTGTTTCTGGTAAAGATCAATTAACAGCAGGTGATTTTCAAAAATTTATTTCAGGTTTCCAAGTTCTAAATCCAGACCTTGTTATCTGTAATTTAGATTCTAAAATCAAATTGAATTTCGATTTAACAATCGAAAAAGGTAGAGGATACGTGCCTGCTGAAGAGAACAAAAAACAGAATGCTGCAATTGGAACGATTTTTACAGATTCTATTTTTACTCCGGTAAAAAATGTAAAATATGCAATCGAAAATTTCCGTGTAGAGCAAAAAACAGATTACGAAAAATTAGTTTTTGAAATCAAAACTGATGGTTCTATCAATCCAAAAGATGCTCTTACTGAAGCTGCTAAAGTTTTAATTCACCATTTCATGTTATTCTCTGATGAAAGAATTACACTTGAGGCTGACGAAATTGCACAAACAGAATCGTATGATGAAGAGTCATTGCATATGAGACAATTGCTTAAAACTAAGCTTGTTGATATGGATTTATCTGTAAGAGCATTAAATTGCTTGAAAGCGGCTGAAGTTGATACACTTGGTGATTTAGTATCGTTCAATAAAAATGACCTAATGAAATTCCGTAATTTCGGTAAAAAATCTTTAACTGAACTTGATGAACTTGTTGCAGTGAAGAATTTGACTTTCGGAATGGATTTAGCTAAATACAAATTAGATAAAGAATAA
- the rpsD gene encoding 30S ribosomal protein S4, giving the protein MARYTGPKTKIARKFGEAIFGDDRSFEKRNYPPGQHGMAKKRGKKSEYAVQLMEKQKAKYSYGILEKQFRNLFEKASATKGVTGEVLLQLCEARLDNVVFRMGIAPSRRGARQIVSHRHITVNGEVVNIPSYHLKPGDKVAVREKSKSLEAIERSLSNSSHVYEWITWNNDLKEGTFVSVPARLQIPENIKEQLIVELYNK; this is encoded by the coding sequence ATGGCAAGATATACTGGTCCTAAAACCAAAATCGCTCGTAAATTTGGCGAGGCAATCTTCGGAGATGATAGATCTTTCGAAAAAAGAAATTACCCACCTGGACAACACGGGATGGCTAAAAAAAGAGGAAAAAAATCTGAGTACGCTGTTCAGTTAATGGAAAAGCAAAAAGCTAAATATTCTTACGGAATTTTAGAAAAACAATTCAGAAATTTATTCGAAAAAGCATCAGCTACTAAAGGAGTTACTGGTGAAGTTTTATTACAATTATGCGAAGCAAGATTAGATAATGTTGTTTTTAGAATGGGAATTGCTCCATCTAGAAGAGGTGCGCGTCAAATCGTTTCTCACAGACACATTACTGTAAATGGAGAGGTTGTTAATATTCCTTCTTACCACCTTAAGCCTGGTGATAAAGTTGCAGTTCGTGAAAAATCTAAATCTTTAGAAGCTATCGAACGTTCTTTATCAAATTCAAGTCATGTTTATGAATGGATTACTTGGAACAATGATCTTAAAGAAGGAACTTTCGTTTCTGTTCCTGCGAGACTTCAAATTCCAGAAAACATTAAAGAACAATTAATCGTAGAGTTGTACAACAAATAA
- the rpsK gene encoding 30S ribosomal protein S11, translating to MAKATAKKRKVIVESTGEAHISATFNNIIISLTNKKGEVISWSSAGKMGFRGSKKNTPYAAQMAAEDCAKVALEAGLKKVKVYVKGPGNGRESAIRSIHNGGIEVTEIIDVTPMPHNGCRPPKRRRV from the coding sequence ATGGCTAAAGCAACTGCAAAAAAACGTAAAGTTATCGTTGAATCAACGGGTGAGGCTCATATTTCTGCCACTTTTAATAACATTATTATTTCTTTGACTAATAAGAAAGGTGAAGTTATCTCTTGGTCTTCAGCTGGTAAAATGGGTTTCAGAGGTTCTAAAAAGAACACTCCGTATGCAGCTCAAATGGCAGCAGAAGATTGCGCTAAAGTAGCACTTGAGGCAGGACTTAAAAAAGTGAAAGTTTATGTAAAAGGACCAGGTAACGGACGTGAGTCTGCTATCCGTTCTATTCATAACGGTGGAATTGAAGTTACTGAAATTATCGATGTTACTCCAATGCCACACAACGGATGTCGTCCTCCAAAAAGACGTAGAGTTTAA
- the rpsM gene encoding 30S ribosomal protein S13: MARIAGVDIPKNKRGVIALTYIFGLGKSRAIEILEKAQVSQDKKVQDWNDDEIGAIRDAVSFYKIEGELRSEISLNIKRLMDIGCYRGIRHRSGLPLRGQRTKNNSRTRKGKRKTVANKKKATK, from the coding sequence ATGGCAAGAATAGCAGGGGTAGATATCCCAAAAAACAAAAGAGGTGTTATTGCACTTACCTACATCTTCGGATTAGGAAAAAGTAGAGCTATTGAGATTTTAGAGAAAGCTCAAGTAAGCCAAGATAAAAAAGTTCAAGATTGGAATGATGATGAGATCGGAGCAATTCGTGATGCTGTTTCATTTTACAAAATTGAAGGAGAATTACGTTCTGAAATTTCTTTAAACATTAAACGTTTAATGGATATTGGATGTTACAGAGGTATTCGTCATAGATCTGGTCTTCCTTTAAGAGGGCAAAGAACTAAAAACAACTCAAGAACAAGAAAAGGTAAAAGAAAAACTGTTGCTAACAAGAAAAAAGCAACTAAATAA
- the ykgO gene encoding type B 50S ribosomal protein L36: MKVRASVKKRSAECIIVRRKGRLYVINKKNPRFKQRQG; encoded by the coding sequence ATGAAAGTTAGAGCATCAGTAAAAAAGAGAAGTGCCGAGTGCATTATCGTGCGTAGAAAAGGGAGACTGTACGTTATAAACAAAAAGAATCCTAGATTTAAACAAAGACAAGGATAA
- the infA gene encoding translation initiation factor IF-1, with protein MAKQSAIEQDGSIIEALSNAMFRVELENGHVVIAHISGKMRMHYIKLLPGDKVKLEMSPYDLSKARITYRY; from the coding sequence ATGGCAAAACAATCAGCAATAGAACAAGACGGATCAATCATTGAAGCATTATCAAATGCGATGTTCCGTGTAGAGTTAGAAAATGGACACGTTGTAATTGCTCATATTTCTGGTAAAATGCGTATGCATTACATCAAATTATTACCTGGTGATAAAGTGAAATTAGAAATGAGCCCTTATGATTTGTCAAAAGCAAGAATTACTTATCGATATTAA
- the secY gene encoding preprotein translocase subunit SecY, with amino-acid sequence MKKFIESISNVWKIEELKNRILITLGLLLVYRFGAHVTLPGVDATQLTGLAGQTKQGLGSVLDMFTGGAFSKASVFALGIMPYISASIVVQLMGIAIPYLQKLQNDGESGRKKINQITRWLTIAITLVQGPTYIYNLYRTLPGSAFLLGFNSPEFLFSSVIILVTGTIFAMWLGEKITDKGIGNGISLLIMVGILARLPQAFIQEFTTRVTNNNGGPMLLVIEIILWLLVIISCVLLTMAVRRIPVQYARRTTTGDYEQDLAGGNRQWIPLKLNAAGVMPIIFAQAIMFIPAAIAGLSQSETSQSILVAFKDMFGLWYNLLFATLIIVFTFFYTAITVPTNKMADDLKRSGGFIPGVRPGAETSDFLDKVMSLITFPGSLFLALIAVFPAIVVSVIGVTDAWAMFFGGTSLIIMVGVAIDTIQQINSYLLNKHYDGLMKTGKNRKAVA; translated from the coding sequence ATGAAGAAATTTATTGAATCAATTAGCAATGTTTGGAAAATCGAAGAACTAAAGAATAGAATTCTAATTACTTTAGGATTACTTTTAGTATATCGTTTTGGAGCACACGTTACCCTTCCTGGAGTTGATGCAACTCAATTAACAGGTTTAGCGGGACAAACTAAACAAGGTTTAGGATCTGTCCTAGACATGTTTACAGGAGGTGCTTTCTCTAAAGCTTCAGTTTTTGCTTTAGGTATTATGCCTTATATTTCTGCATCTATTGTTGTTCAGTTAATGGGAATTGCTATTCCTTATTTGCAAAAACTTCAAAACGATGGAGAGAGTGGTAGAAAAAAGATTAATCAAATTACACGTTGGTTAACTATTGCTATTACATTGGTTCAAGGTCCAACTTATATCTACAATTTATACAGAACATTGCCTGGTAGTGCTTTTCTACTAGGCTTTAACTCACCTGAGTTTTTATTCTCTTCTGTAATCATTTTAGTTACTGGTACAATTTTTGCTATGTGGCTAGGTGAAAAAATTACTGATAAAGGTATTGGAAATGGAATTTCATTATTAATTATGGTTGGTATCTTAGCTCGTTTACCGCAAGCTTTTATTCAAGAGTTTACTACGAGAGTTACCAATAACAATGGAGGGCCAATGTTGTTAGTTATTGAAATTATTTTGTGGTTATTAGTAATTATTTCTTGTGTATTGCTTACAATGGCAGTACGTAGAATCCCAGTTCAGTATGCGCGTCGTACAACAACTGGAGATTATGAGCAAGATTTAGCAGGTGGAAATAGACAATGGATTCCTTTAAAGCTGAATGCTGCTGGGGTTATGCCAATTATTTTTGCTCAGGCAATTATGTTTATCCCTGCAGCTATCGCTGGGTTGTCTCAGTCAGAAACATCACAATCTATTCTTGTGGCATTTAAAGATATGTTTGGTTTATGGTATAATTTGTTATTCGCAACTTTAATTATTGTGTTTACATTCTTTTATACTGCGATCACGGTGCCAACTAACAAGATGGCTGACGATTTAAAAAGAAGTGGTGGTTTTATTCCTGGGGTTCGCCCTGGTGCTGAAACTTCAGACTTCCTAGATAAAGTGATGTCTTTAATAACTTTTCCAGGTTCTTTATTCCTTGCTTTGATTGCTGTGTTCCCAGCTATTGTGGTAAGTGTTATTGGTGTAACTGATGCTTGGGCAATGTTTTTTGGAGGTACCTCATTAATAATTATGGTTGGAGTTGCAATAGATACCATTCAACAAATCAATTCATACTTGTTAAACAAACATTATGATGGTTTAATGAAGACTGGTAAAAATAGAAAAGCAGTAGCTTAA
- the rplO gene encoding 50S ribosomal protein L15, with the protein MNLSNLQPAEGSTHNQNKRLGRGEGSGKGGTAARGHKGAKSRSGYSKKIGFEGGQMPLQRRVPKFGFTNINRKEYEGVNLDTLQLLVDKGVITDSVSMTDFVANRLASKNEIVKILGRGELKAKLKVTAHKFTATAKAAIEAAGGEAVTI; encoded by the coding sequence ATGAATTTAAGTAACTTACAACCTGCTGAAGGATCAACGCACAATCAAAATAAAAGATTAGGTAGAGGAGAAGGTTCTGGAAAAGGTGGCACTGCTGCAAGAGGTCACAAAGGAGCAAAATCTCGTTCTGGTTACTCTAAAAAGATTGGTTTTGAAGGAGGGCAAATGCCACTTCAAAGACGTGTACCTAAGTTTGGTTTCACAAACATCAATCGTAAAGAATACGAAGGTGTTAATTTAGATACGCTTCAATTATTAGTAGACAAAGGTGTGATTACTGATTCTGTTTCAATGACAGATTTCGTAGCAAACCGTCTAGCTTCTAAAAATGAAATCGTTAAGATTTTAGGAAGAGGAGAATTGAAAGCAAAATTAAAAGTAACTGCTCACAAATTTACTGCTACTGCAAAAGCTGCTATCGAAGCTGCTGGTGGAGAGGCTGTAACAATATAA
- the rpmD gene encoding 50S ribosomal protein L30, with product MAKLLVKQVRSKINCPLSQKRGLEALGLRKIGQVVEHDSNPAILGMINKVKHLVSVEEAK from the coding sequence ATGGCTAAATTATTAGTAAAACAAGTAAGAAGCAAAATCAACTGCCCTCTTTCTCAAAAGAGAGGTTTGGAGGCTTTAGGTCTACGTAAAATTGGACAAGTTGTGGAGCATGATTCAAATCCTGCTATCCTTGGTATGATAAACAAAGTTAAACACTTAGTTTCTGTAGAAGAAGCTAAATAA
- the rpsE gene encoding 30S ribosomal protein S5 gives MMSKYKNVELVKPSGLELKDRLVSVNRVTKVTKGGRAFGFSAIVVVGDENGVVGHGLGKSKDVSEAIAKAVEDAKKNLVRIPLNGQSVPHEQKGKFGGARVFLIPASHGTGVIAGGAVRSVLESVGIHDVLSKSQGSSNPHNVVKATFDALLQMRSAHTVAKQRGVSLEKVFKG, from the coding sequence ATTATGTCTAAATACAAAAATGTAGAATTGGTAAAACCTAGTGGTCTTGAACTTAAAGATCGTCTAGTTAGTGTAAATCGTGTTACTAAAGTTACAAAAGGAGGTAGAGCTTTCGGTTTTTCTGCTATTGTAGTTGTAGGTGATGAAAATGGAGTAGTTGGTCACGGATTAGGAAAATCTAAAGACGTTTCTGAAGCAATTGCGAAAGCAGTAGAAGATGCTAAGAAAAACTTAGTTAGAATTCCTTTGAATGGTCAATCTGTTCCTCACGAACAAAAAGGTAAATTTGGTGGTGCACGTGTATTCTTAATTCCTGCTTCTCATGGTACAGGAGTTATTGCTGGTGGAGCTGTTCGTTCAGTTCTTGAATCAGTAGGTATTCACGACGTATTGTCTAAATCTCAAGGATCATCAAATCCTCACAACGTAGTGAAAGCAACTTTTGATGCTTTATTACAAATGAGAAGCGCGCACACTGTTGCAAAACAAAGAGGTGTTTCTTTAGAAAAAGTTTTTAAAGGTTAA
- the rplR gene encoding 50S ribosomal protein L18, with product MSLTKSERRQRIKFRIRKSVSGTAARPRLSVFRSNKEIYAQIIDDVNGVTILAASSREKEIGNGTNVEIAAAVGKLVAEKALKAGIDTITFDRGGYLYHGRIKSLAEGARAAGLKF from the coding sequence ATGTCATTAACAAAATCTGAAAGAAGACAGAGAATTAAATTCAGAATTAGAAAATCGGTTAGTGGTACTGCTGCAAGACCTAGACTTTCTGTTTTTAGAAGTAACAAAGAAATTTACGCTCAAATTATTGATGATGTGAATGGAGTTACTATATTAGCTGCATCTTCAAGAGAAAAAGAAATAGGAAACGGTACTAACGTTGAAATCGCTGCGGCTGTTGGAAAATTAGTTGCAGAGAAAGCGTTAAAAGCTGGGATAGATACTATCACTTTCGATAGAGGTGGATATTTATATCACGGTCGTATTAAATCATTAGCAGAAGGCGCAAGAGCCGCTGGACTTAAATTCTAA
- the rplF gene encoding 50S ribosomal protein L6 has protein sequence MSRIGKSPIVIPAGVTVEVKDGIITVKGKKGQLVQEFSDVNVTVEGDQVLVERSSDHKDHRAKHGLFRSLINNMIVGVSEGFTKELELVGVGYRASNQGQKLDLALGYSHNIVLEIAPEVSLETISEKGKNPIVKLTSFDKQLLGQVAAKIRGFRKPEPYKGKGVKFVGEVLRRKAGKSA, from the coding sequence ATGTCAAGAATAGGTAAAAGCCCAATTGTAATCCCTGCTGGTGTAACTGTAGAAGTTAAAGACGGTATCATTACAGTAAAAGGAAAAAAAGGTCAACTAGTACAAGAGTTTTCGGACGTAAATGTAACTGTTGAAGGCGATCAAGTTTTAGTAGAAAGATCGTCTGATCATAAAGACCATAGAGCAAAACACGGATTATTCAGATCTTTGATCAACAATATGATTGTGGGTGTATCAGAAGGTTTTACAAAAGAACTAGAATTAGTTGGAGTTGGTTATAGAGCTTCAAACCAAGGACAAAAATTAGATTTAGCTCTTGGATATTCTCACAATATTGTTTTAGAAATTGCTCCAGAAGTATCTTTAGAAACAATATCTGAAAAAGGTAAGAACCCTATCGTAAAATTAACATCATTTGATAAACAACTTTTAGGTCAAGTTGCTGCGAAAATCAGAGGTTTCCGTAAGCCAGAGCCATATAAAGGTAAAGGTGTTAAATTTGTGGGTGAAGTATTAAGAAGAAAAGCAGGTAAATCAGCTTAA
- the rpsH gene encoding 30S ribosomal protein S8: MYTDPIADYLTRVRNAVAANHKVVEIPASNLKKEITKILFDQGYILSYKFEQNTVQGSIKIALKYDKDTKEPVIKDIQRISKPGLRKYAGAAKLPRILNGLGIAIVSTSKGLMTGKQAKQLNVGGEVICYVY; the protein is encoded by the coding sequence ATGTATACAGATCCTATTGCAGATTATTTGACTAGAGTTCGTAACGCTGTGGCTGCAAACCACAAAGTTGTTGAAATTCCAGCATCTAATCTTAAAAAAGAGATAACTAAGATCTTATTTGATCAAGGTTACATCTTAAGTTACAAATTTGAGCAGAACACAGTTCAAGGTTCTATCAAAATTGCTTTAAAGTATGATAAAGATACTAAAGAGCCTGTAATCAAAGATATCCAAAGAATTAGTAAACCTGGTTTACGTAAGTATGCAGGTGCTGCAAAATTACCAAGAATCCTTAACGGGTTAGGAATTGCTATTGTTTCTACATCAAAAGGTTTGATGACAGGAAAACAAGCTAAGCAATTGAATGTAGGTGGTGAAGTAATTTGTTACGTATACTAA
- the rpsN gene encoding 30S ribosomal protein S14, whose translation MAKESMKAREVKREKTVAKYAEKRKALLEAGDYEGLQKLPKNASPVRLHNRCKLTGRPRGYIRQFGISRVTFREMANNGLIPGVKKASW comes from the coding sequence ATGGCTAAAGAATCAATGAAAGCCCGCGAGGTTAAAAGAGAGAAAACGGTAGCTAAGTATGCTGAGAAGAGAAAAGCTTTATTAGAAGCTGGAGACTACGAAGGTTTACAAAAATTACCTAAAAATGCTTCACCAGTTCGTTTACACAATCGTTGTAAATTAACAGGTAGACCTAGAGGTTACATCCGTCAATTCGGTATTTCACGTGTAACTTTCCGTGAAATGGCTAACAATGGATTAATTCCTGGTGTGAAAAAAGCATCTTGGTAA